The Thermococcus sp. DNA segment ACAGTTATCAAGGTAACCAAGGAGAAGGGCAGGTACGTCTTTTCAGTTGTTAAATCCATCAACAACAAACTTGATGGAGAGTCACTGGCACTTCCCTGAGCGTTGGCAATGCATTTTTAACTTTACCCCTCCTATATTCTCTTGATGCCCGATGGAGATCCTGTGGGAGAAGGAGGTTGCCGCTTCGAGCATAGTGGTTTCGCCGAGGCCGGTCTGGAAGTGCCGTGCTTGTCTCATGTACAGTAAAAGGCCCTCGTGCCCTCCCCACGCCCCGGACTGGAGGGAAGCTAAGGAGTGGGTTGGGAGCTTTAGGAAGGCCCTCCTCGTGAAGTTCTCAATAAACATGGAGGACTTTGAAGAGGAAAAGCGGAAAGCCCTTCTCTGGCTCCTCAAGAGGGAAGCCGAGCTCTTCAAGGAGGGCAAGCTCTACGCGATGGCCCTCTTCCCGGGCAACTGCAACCTCTGCGACGACTGCCCCTTTGAGAGGGGTCAAGCATGCAGGATGCCTGAAAAGGTCAGGCCGAGCGTTGACGCCGTGGGAATAGAGCTGAGCTCCCTCGTGGATATAGACTTCTCCGAGAGCGTCCTCTACGGCTTGATAATGGTGGAGTAAAATGGCTGGAAAGCTCGCCTACGTGAGTATCTTGGGCCGTTCGCCCTGGGCGTCTGTGAACACTTACTACAAGCTCCTCAGGGAGTACGGGATGGGGGGCATCGAGAGGCTGTACATCTTCACCGAGGAGAGGTATAGGGAAGGCCTTAGAAAGGTTGTCAGGGCCTTCGATGTTCTCTCCTCGGCTTACAGCATGAACCCTGAGATATTTACAGTCGTTTTACCTGACTACGGCTTCAACGAGGCTGAGAAGAAGTTCCATGAGCTCTTTTCGGAGCTCGCCGGAGAGGGGTATGGCATAGGGATAGACATAACCTCCGGTAGAAAGGCCATTGTCGCCGCGGCGATAGTGCAGTCAATCAACTTTCCCGTTTCCTTCATCGTCTACATGGGACTTCTCGACAGGGACTTCCCGAACAGGCCCTACATGATGATTCCGGCTCACTTGCAACCCGTTAAGAACTTCATGGGGGCTGGGCTGTGGGAGAAGTCGTGATACAGAAGCCTGAACTTCAGATACTGATCAACCTTCTGGCCGAGAAAGGAGAACTCGAAGTTTCCTACCCCCTCTACGAGCTTCCCCTTCTCAAGGTTAGACCTTCGGCGAGAGGGTACGAACTAACCGTCCTGGCCGAGAGGAGAGCTTTTAATGCCCTTTCCCGGGGGCATTCCTCGGAGCTTCCCACGTGGAGCGACTTCTACGAATGCTTTATTTCCTCCGGCATAGTGAGGTACGAGAACCTTGACGAGTTCGAGAGAACCCTTGAGCTCTACCGCAGGCTGAGGAAGGGCGTCGTTTTCGCCCCCGACACGAACCTCTTCTACCACCGCTTCATCTCCTCCTACCGACCCCTCGACGGCTACCAGATAATAGTGGCCGAGGGGGTTAAAAAGGAGATAGAGGAGGCCATGAACTACAAATACCGGAGGAAGCAACTGGAGGAACTCTCAAGGGTCGTCAGAAACCCCCACCTGCTCAGGGAGTTCAACAACAGGCGGACGAAGAAGAGCAGGAAAGCTGCATACATAGCCCTAAAGGAGTTCGAGAGGCTGAAAGACAGGATAATCATAGCGGAAAGCGTGAGTGAGCCCGTCCACAACAACGACGAGCTTATAGTGAAGACCCTGAAGCGCTACGACACGATGAGCCCGGTTTTGGTGGTGTTTCTCACGGCGGACATAGCTGTAACGGACGTTGCCGAGATGGAGGGCCTTGAGTACTTCCTCTTCAAATACCCCCGGGAAAGCCTTGGCCACCACGAAGTCTCGGCCTACCAGTTGAGGACGTTGCTCTTCAACCTCTCGGCCGTCTTTGGTGTCATCGAGGTGAACGGCATCGTAATCTTCGGCGAGTTCGGGGGCAAGGTTGCCCTCAACGAGCTCAAGCTGGCGTTCCCAGGCAAGGACGGGCTTTACAGTGAGTTCACCTTTCACCTTGACCTCAGCAGAAAGCTGATGGAGATAATGAAAGGTTAAAGCTTCCTGGCCTTTAATGAGACAACGAGAAACTCAAAGACGAAGGTGAAAGCAGTAAAGAGCTCGGCGAAAACGGTTATGTATCCTCCAACCGGGAGGAGAAGGAGTGCCATACTGACCCCAAAGGCCGTCAGTTCTTCGCTTTCCCTTGATTCCCCTCCGTATCGGTATTCCATGAGGAAGACCAGCCAGTTCAGGGCAACGAAGAATGCGAGGGTGGGTCTAAACTCCCAGAACAGGTAGGCGAGAGAGTAGGCCAGAAAGGGAACCGCCCAGTAAAGTCTCCTCATCCGTCCACCTCCATACGGGCTGATGTAATCTCCGTGCCGTTGTGGAGAACGATGAAAGTGTAGCTTCCGGAGTTAGCGAGCCTGAGGATAAGCCTGAGCTCCCCTCTGGTTTCCCCAAGGGTTAGAATCGTGGAGCCGTTGAGGTTGTTCAGCTCGGCTTTGTCTAGGGCGCCGGAGGCTTTCAGGACAGCTTGGGGCTGCACTTCGAGGTAAGATGTCGTTCCAATGCCTCCCGCTTCGATGGAAACCGGAATCTTCCGGGCGTAGGAGATGAAAACCGTCCCGTTAACTGGATGGGCGTTGACTGTGACGTTAAAGTCGTGGGGAACAAAAGGAGGGACGAGCTTCAGGGCGTAAAGGGTAACGCTGGTGTTGAAGTTCTCCCCGATTATCTCCACCTCAAACGTGTATAGCGTTGCGTTTATGCCCTCAAGAAACCGCTCGACTTCCTCAAAAACAGTTAGGGGAGCAGTCAGATAGCCGGAGAACGTGCCGTTTATCTCGGCTGTTTTCACCCTCGCAGCTGCCGGGGAGGTTTCAGTCCCTGCCTGTTTGCTGGGACTGTGATGTGAAATGCTGGAAGTGTCCTCAATGCTGGATGGACTTTGAGCCGAGCCGGTGGTTGAGAGGCATCCACTCGTAAGCACTCCGATAATCAGGATGGCGATGAGAAGGGCATAACTTCGGCGCATTCTCTCACCGGAGGTGTTAATCCACCAAGGCTTAAAAGTGTTACTAAAAGAAAGGAAAAGAAATCAGCTCAGCATGCCCTCAAGCTTCTCGACGAACTCCATGCTCCTCCTGAGGTCGGCGAAGTACTCCTTTGCCTTTTCCACATGCTCCCTCTCGACTCTTCCGCCTTTAGCCAGAACGCTTGCAGGAGCTAGGAGCTGGACGGCATAGCGGAGGCTGGTCTTCTCGCCGAGCTCGGCAAGGTATTCTATCGCCTCCTCGCTGACCTCTATCTTCTCCTCCTTTGCGCGAATCTTGACTATCTCGCGGATTTCCTCCTTCTTGTAGGGCTCGGTGTTGATTATCAGGAGCCTGTCGAGCATGTCTATTGGAATCCCGTGCGGGGCCTCTATGTCGGTTCCCCTTATCTTTGTCCTTCCACGGTTGGTTGCTAAGATAAGTATCGGCGCCAGTTCGCTTTCCATCGCCCTCGCTAGGAAGGAGAACGCCTCTATGTCGAGCATGTGAACCTCGTCTATAAAGAGAACCCCCGGGACAAGCGTTGCCCTTCCTTCCTCCACCCAGCTCTTTACGGTCTCGTCAACGCGCTGTCTTATCTCGTCGCTTATCTCGGCTCCCGTGCTGAATAGCAGGCCGAAGATGTTTCCGCGCGCGTTGGCGACATCCAAGTCGTGGAGCGTAACCGTGTAGGTGAACTCCTTTATCTTGAGAACCGGCCCGCTCGGAAGGTTGACCTTCCTCTTGAAGAAGAGTCCCTCTTCCTCCTTCGTGGTTCCAATCTTCGAGACCCTTCCGGTTTCTGCATCGATCTGGATGACGTCTCCCTCCTCAACGCCGAGCTCCATGAGCTGATAGGCTATTTCCCTGCCCGCTCTGACGGTCTTCTCGTCGTCTTTAGTGCGCAGGGTTATCACGACGCTTTCCGGAACTTCCACGTAGGGGTTGAAGGGATGCCTCGTCTTGTTTATTCTAATCTCCTTAACCTCGCCTTCGTACACCTTCCTCTCCTCACTTATTCTAACCCCTATGGCCCTTCTCATGGCCTGCTTAAGGAACTCCGTCTTGTTGACCTCGGCCGAGTAAATCTCGCTCCCCGCTATCTGGACAAAGGGAACGTCCTCACCAAGTTCCCTGGCTATTCCCATCGCTATGGCCGTTTTACCAGAACCGGTCGGCCCGACGAGGAGGATGCCCTTTCCGGCGAGCTTACCGCGCTTTATGAGCTCGACTGCTATTCCCGCGGCTTCCCTTGCCTTAACCTGCCCGACCATTCCGTCCGCTATGAACCTCGCCTTTCCGTTCTCGTCGAGGCCGAGACCTCTTATGTGGGAGTGCATGCCGACCCTTTCGAGACTTCTCGGGGCAGTCACTTCCTCTATCACTGGCATGGCACCACCCCCTTAATCTTTCCGAAGGTAACTAAAAGAGGGGATTTAAAAATTTGACGGGTGGCTCAGGCCGTCGATCCCGGGCATCGGTACCCCAAAGGCCAATCTCATCATCGCCGGGGAAAGTTTGGGATTGGTCTTAAAAACACTCTCAGAGAACGTTGAGGTACTTATGCACCTGAAAACTGAGCCCGACGTTCTTTCTTCCCATTACCAGCGCGGCCTCGCGGTAGAGCTCCATAAGCCTCTCCTGGCTTATTTCAATCGGCTCTCTCGGTTGTATCGCCAGCGGTGCAAGTCCCTTTAAAATCTCCGCATACCAGCGAACGTTTTCAGCCCTCGTCTCCGAGGTAACGACGAGCTTGGCGTAGACCTTTGCGCCTTCCCCCTTAAGAATCCTTATGCTCTCGACCTCCCTGAGAACGAGTCCTTTCCAGTCTTCCGTGGCTTTAGCCGTCTCGTCCTTTATGTCCACGCTCGCGTAGTCCACCAGAGGAGCAACCTCCTTAACAAGCTCTGGAAGACCCCCGTGGGTCTCAAGGAAGTTATCGAAACCGAGTTCTTTCATGCGCTCCATTAAGGCTTTCAGACCCTTTATCTGGAGCGTCGGCTCTCCCCCGGTGTAGCTTATCGAGTGTATATCCCCTGTATCAAGCCGTAGAACTGCATCAACGACCTCTTCAAGCGAAGCCGGATTCGGCTTATACTCGAACTTTCCGGTAAAGGGTTCTACCTCATAGCGCCAGCGGAAAACGCGGGATGCATCGATGTACTGTTTTGAGTCGCAATAATTACAGTGAAGGTCGCAACCGGCGAAGCGGACGAAAATCTGCCTTCTCCCGAAGGCTGAACCTTCGACGCTTCCCCCCTCGCCCTGCCAGCTGTTGAAGACCTCAGCCATTATGAGCCTCATGGCTTTAACTCCTCCACGTTGAGTCCCTTAACTCTCTCGCTCACGAAGCCCTCCAGTATCTCCACCTTAACGCTCCTCTCCTCGCCGGTCATGTCTGCCATGAGATGAACCGCTCTCGCGTAGTCCCAGAGCCTTCTCTTCGCCTCGGCGGTAACTCCCTCGGCCATGACTATCAGCTCTCTCTCCTCGGGATGGGCACTCATCCACCCTATGACCTTTTCCGCGTCCCTCTCGGTGAATACGCCCCTTTTCTTGAAGAGCATTCCCCACCACCTCATAGGTATTTGAGAAGTGCTCCAATAGCCTCCTCAAAGAGCTCCTTGTCCCTTCCCTCAAGGATTGTCTCAAGGTAGTGGACGGAGGCGATGTTGAGGATTATGTAGGCGGTGTTCCTGTCGAGGCCTAGGTTGTAGGCGTCGTAATAAACCCTCTCCTCCCCAAGGGCATCGTTCAGCATCTCGACGAAGTAGTTTATCTCCTCAACTGTTAGCTCGTCAAGCCTGCTCTCCATCTCGTCGAAATAGCGCTCGATGATGCGTATCTTCTCAAGGTCGAGCTTCAGAGTGCCCTCGACGAAGGGAAACTCCCCAACCCGAAAGACCTTCACGCCTTCATCGTCCTTTATCCCAATGTAGTCCCACAGGAGTACTCCCTCGACGGGATTATGGCCGTATTTGCTCGCCAGATAGGAAAAGCGCTCCAGAGCGGAGTCCATATCGTCTATAAACTCCTCCTCATCCCTGAAGTGTATTATCTTGCTCACGGTTCCACCCATGTTTCGCACCGCTTTCGGTTGGGACTTGGGTTATAAAAGCTTTCGAGCCATAAGCCTTTTATCGCTTTCACTCCATCTTCCCCTGCCCGACGAGTATGGGGTTGCGATGACGTCGGGACCCCCAGGGGGGCGACACTTCCCACTGCCCCCCTTACAGCCCTGTAAAGCAAGTGCTGGCGAAAAAGTGTGTGCTTTTTTGAGATTGATCAAAAGGCATGCGACATATCATGCGCCCATTTGAGTCAAAACTTTTTTGGTGAAGCTTTGGTAAGGTTTATAAGAAGGCTTTCAAAGGACGACCGAGGCGAGACCGGTGGGCCGAGAGATAACGGAGGAGAAGCTCCTCAAGTACTTCAAAATAACCGAAGAAGCACTAAACCGGTTGGAAATAGCCGTTCACGAGAAAAGCCTCCTTATGAAAGTCGCCGAGGACTTTTTGACCATGGCGAGAAGCTATTTTGAGGACGCCAGATACTACTACGAGAGGGGCGATTACGTTACGGCCTTTGCGGCCCTGAACTACGCCCACGGTTTTATCGATGCGGGCGTAAGGCTTGGCGTCTTCAGGGGTGAGGACGACAGGCTCTTCGCGTTTGGGTGAGGTGAGAGAAATGGGGGACTACGTGGTTGTCCTTGAGGCACCTATAATCGTTAGGGACGTTGAGACGAGCGAGGATGCCATAAACGTCGCGGTGAGCAAGGTAACTAAGGCCCTCAACAAGGAGAAGCTGGACTTCGTGAGGGTCGAGCTCGGCTACTCCCAGTGCCCGGTCTGCGGTGCCCACTTCGAGAGCGCTTTCGTCGTCGGGAACGTCGGGCTCGTTGGCATGTACCTGACCCTCAAGGTTTACAACGCCCAGACGGTTGAACATGCGGTCAGAATAGCTAAGGCCGTTGTTGGAAAGGCCCTAAAGAAGGTTCCCCTCAAGGTCTACGAGATAAGGGAGCTCACCGAGGAGGAGGGCAACGGCATCGAGCTGGATGAGTAAATTCCCTCCCTTTTATCCTCTTCCTAACCCTCTCCGCCAATTTTGATAAAACTTTTAAGCACTCCCCAATCAACCAACGACATAACGCAGGGAGGTTTTATCATGACGAAGTTCATCTTTGTCACGGGCGGTGTCGTTAGCGGTCTCGGAAAGGGCATAACCAGCGCTTCCCTCGGGATGCTCATGAAGGCGCGCGGATTTAGAACGACCAACATCAAGATCGACCCCTACATCAACTACGACGCCGGGACGATGAACCCCTATCAGCACGGGGAAGTTTTTGTGCTCGACGACGGCGGTGAGGTTGACCTGGATTTGGGAAACTACGAGCGCTTTCTGGATACCAACCTCACATTCGACCACAACATAACGACCGGGAAGGTCTATTCTGCCGTCATCGAGAAGGAGAGGAGAGGAGAATACCTCGGAGCAACGGTTCAGGTTATCCCTCATATCACCAACGAGATAAAGGAGCGCATAAGGAGAATCGCGAGGGACTATGAAGTGGTTGTCGTTGAGATAGGCGGAACCGTCGGCGACATCGAGAGCATGCCCTTCCTTGAGGCGGCGAGACAGATGCAGCTCGAAGAGGGCAGGGACAACGTCGCCTTCGTCCACGTCACCTACGTTCCCAAACTGAAGGTCGTTGGCGAGCAGAAGACCAAGCCAACTCAACACAGCGTTAAAGAGCTCCGCTCCCTCGGAATCCAGCCGGATGCGATAGTGGCCCGCTCAGAGGACCCGCTGGAGGAGGGGGCGAGGAAGAAGATAAGCCTCTTCACGAACGTTCCGGAAGAAGCCGTCGTCAGCGCCTACGACGTTGAAGACACCTACGAGGTTCCTCTCCTCCTTGAAAAGGAGGGACTCCCCGCTTACCTCACGAAGAGGCTCGGTCTTCCAGAGAGGAAGCCGGAACTCGACGCCTGGCGTGAGATGGTGGAGAAGTACAAGTCCCTGAGCGATGAGGTCGAGATAGCCATCGTTGGAAAGTACGTTAAGTTAGCCGACTCCTACCTCAGCATAAAAGAGGCTTTAAAGCACTCCAGCGTGGCCAACGATGTCAAGGTGAGGATACGCTGGATAGAGGCGGAGGACGTTGAGAGGGAAGGAACCGCCCTTCTGGAGGGTGTCGACGGCATCATAGTTCCGGGGGGCTTTGGAGCTAGGGGGAGCGAGGGGAAGATAGAGGCCATACGCTACGCCAGAGAGAACGACATACCCTTCCTCGGAATATGCTTCGGCTTCCAGCTGACTGTCGTCGAGTTCGCGAGGAACGTTCTCGGGCTTAAGGGGGCGCACTCGACCGAGATAGATCCTCAAACCCCACACCCAGTCGTTGACCTGATGCCCGAGCAACGGGGTTTGGACAGGCTCGGCGGAACGATGCGCCTCGGGGTGTACCCCGTTAAGGTAAAACCGGGAACCTTAGCTCACAGGCTCTACGGAAGGGAGCTGATATACGAGAGGCACAGACACCGCTGGGAGGTGAATCCAGACTACATCGAGAGGTTCGAGAAAGCGGGGCTGGTCTTCAGCGGTATCGCCGGCGACGACGAGAGAAGGATGGAGATACTTGAGTTGCCGGGCCACAGCTACTTCATAGCGACCCAGTTCCATCCCGAGTTCAAGTCGAGGCCGATGAGCCCGGCACCGGTCTTCAGGGGACTGGTCAAGGCCGCGAGGGAAAGGCGTCAGTAGAGGAACTCTTTTTCCCTCTCCTTTCCCTTCAGGTCGGTGTAAAATACCACCCCTGAGGCCCAGATGAATGCTACAATGAAGGCATCGAAGGGGGCAATTACCACCGAGGCCAGAGCTGTGCTCCCGGGCATGGCCAGGTAAGCGAGCAGGAGGATGGGTGCAAGTACAACCGAAACCCCGAGTAGCAGGAGTAGCAGGAGAACACCCAGCCCTATAGAGCTGAGGAAGTTTCTGAGGGCCAGAGTTAAGGCCGTTAGGAAAGCACCCACGTTGCCCTCTTCAATGTACGCCGGTACGAGAATGGCTGAGAAGGCTATCCCGAAGGGTATTATGGCTATGATGAGCGCCACACCAAGTAAGAGCAACACGAGTCCCTTCTCGCCCACCACAGCACCCGTAATCACCATCCCGATTGGGATGGCTGAGAGGAGCATCAGGGATAGGTAACCGAGGATGTTGACCACTATGACCCCTGGGAAGTGCTTCAGCCCCTCAAGGAGGAGCTCGCCCATTGAGTATTCCTCTCCCCTTGAGAAGAGGATGTAGGCCTTCGTGACCCCATACTGGATAGAGGAGAAGAGGACGAGGGCTATCAGCGAGTAGATGAGCAGGTTCCTGAGGTTCTCAACGAGGGTGTTGCTCAGCTCCTTCGCCCCGTATTCCTCGAAGGTCACGTTTCCCATTCTGGTCTCCTTGAAGACCTGCCCTTCATCGGAAGACAGCCCGAGGGCGGTTCCCAGAGGGATGAGTATTAGCACCGCTATGAGGATGACTGCGTAGGCCTTTTTCTCCCCCGAGACCAGTGAGAAGGCCGTTGAGAAGGCGTGAAGGGCGCCCATGAAACCACCACCAATGGTAAGGCATCGGAGCTTAAAAGGCTTCTCCCTAGGAAAAGCTTATAAACGAACTCCCGAAAGTGGCGATGGGTCGTCAAGCTAATCGGGGTGAGATAAATGGCAATCTGGCAGGGAAGATCACTTAAGAAACCTTCGGGAGGAAGGATTGTCCTCGCGAGGAAGAAGAGGAAGAGGGAGCTCGGTAGGGAACCCGCGAACACCAGGGTCGTTGAGGACGTCGAGAAGAGGAAGATTATAAGGACGTTCGGCGGTAACAGGAAGGTTCGCCTCGTCGGTGCCCTCTACGCCAACGTCTTCGAGAACGGCAAGGGCAAGAAGGTCAAGATACTCAACGTCGTCGAGAACCCGGCCAACAGGCAGTACGCGAGGAGGAACATAATAACCAAGGGCGCCATCATAGAGACCGAGATAGGGAAGGCCATCGTCACGAGCAGGCCCGGTCAGGACGGTGTTGTCAACGCCGTTCTCATAAAGGAGGAGAACGCCTGATTCCTCTCGGCTTTGCCTTCTCTGTCTTATGCTTTTGTAACCTTTAAGCTGTAATATGGGAGAAGGTAGTAAAGAATTAAAGCTCGGAACCTTCCCTGTACTTTCTGAGTTCCTTCTCCATGATTTTCTTCGCCAGCTCTCTGGCCTTTGGCTCCACAACCTTTACAACGCGCTTCCTGAGCTCGTCGAGGCCCTCCCCGGTTAGGGCCGAAATCCTCACAGGTTCGAGGCCCATCGAGCGGACGAAGTTTTCGATTCTCTTAATCTTCTCCTCCTCCGCTATGTCCACCTTGTTTATCGCAACTATGAAGGGAAACTCGCCGAACTCCCGGTAGATTTCCTCGAAGAGGTGGGTCTGCTCCTCAACAGGATAACCGCAGTGCTCGCTGGGGTCGAAGATGTAGACTATCAGGTCCGCGAGGTGCTTTAAGGCTAGGATTGCCTGCCTCTCAACATCGTTTCTCTCGCTGAGGGGCCTGTCGAGCAAACCGGGCGTATCTATGACCTGATAGCGGAGGTAGTGCTCCTCGAACTGGCCGACGTTTATGCCCTTGGTGGTAAAGGGATAGCTCGCAACCTCTGGCTTTGCGTTGGTCAGGGCCCTCAAAAGCGTGCTTTTGCCCACGTTGGGGTGGCCGGCTATAACTACCGTTGGTAGCTCAAGGTCAACAACCGGTAACCCCTTGAGAACGTTCCTTGCCCTGTTGAGGTACCTCAAGTCATCGTCTATCTCGTGCAGTATGTCAGCGACGCGCCCGTAGAAGGCCCTTCTGAGCTTCGCTATCTCAACCGGGTCCCGCGAGTAGCGTATCTTCTCCACGTGCCTGATTTCAAGGTTCCTTATCGTCTTTATCGCCCAGTTAACCCTCGCCAGCGAGCGGTGGAACTGGTCGCGGTCAACGAGTGTATCCACGAGCTCCTGATAGAACTTCGGGAGCGTTGAAACGCCCGGTGTTCTGTCCAGTATCTTCCTCAGGTTGTCCCTGATGACGTTGGATACAGTTCTTACCCTAAGTTCTTCCCTCCCCCTCGCCTTTGCCACCTTTCCGCCAACAGGGTTAAACGCCGAAGCGGCTTTCTCGGCCCTCCTGAAGGCCTTATCGATGAGCTCGTCAGCGGTAAGAACCGTTGGCATCTTCTCAAACGGGTTCTTCATTCTCACCCCTCCCCTTCTCTCGCGGAGAAAAAGTTGGGGAGGGGCTTTAAAAAGCTATTCAATCGAGGGAATGGGCTATGATGTAGCCAGCCAGAGAGGCCAGCCCGACGATGAATAGCAGAACGAGAGTCATAATCTTCCCGACACCGGAGACATCGCTAAAGCCCGCTATCACCAGCAGGAAAAACACGACCACGAGCAATATGCCGAGCTTTTCGAAGAGGCCTTCGTACCTGTTCAAAACGTTCACGTCCATAGTTCCACCCCCATGGGTTTATTCTAAGACCTTAGTCGGTGCGAAAATATAAAAAAGTATCGCTAGAGCTCCACACTCTTCCCGACGTGGAGGGGCTCTACCCCTTCCATCTGGCACCTCAGGTATGCGAAGGATTCAAGGCCGGTGCAGTGGCCTGCGAAAAGGAACTCAACGTCGAGGTTTTTAACGACGTCCTCCAGCGTTTCCGGCTTCGCCCCTATGAGGTGCAGGCCACCTACGAGGGCCTTTACGGGCTTTCCGGAAACTTTCATGGAGTGGTTAGCTATGTTTATCACGCCAGAGTGTCCGCAACCGGTTATTACAGCGACGTTCTCCCCGAGGTCGATTATCAGGGCGATGTCGTCCTTCACTGGGTCGGGTTTGAGGTCATCTTCAGCGAGGTAGCCGACTGCCCTGTCCCATGTTTCCCTCTCTATCTCCCCCGAGCTCATGAACCCTTCCGTAAACTCGAAGGGTTCTCTCCTCAGGACAAAGCGGGCCCCCAGCTCCTCAAGCTCTTCCTTCTCAAAGGGTATGCCAATCTCCCTCCTCTCGGGCTTCAGTGCCACCCTCCTCACAAAGATGCCGGGGTGTGCGATGACTTTTACTGGTCTTGAGCGGGCCTCAAGGAAGGCCTTAAGTCCGCCGGTGTGGTCGTAGTGGCCGTGTGTTATGAAGACGTAGTCTATGGAATCTGGCTCGACGTCCAGCTCGTCCATGTTGTTGAGGAGAACCCTCCCGTTCGTGCCGGTGTCAACGAGTACCCTCCTTCCATGACCCTCCACGAGTGCGGAGAAGCCGTGTCCTCCCATAAGGCCTTTCTTGAAGCCCGAGTGGTTCTCGTACAGTATCGTTATCCTGGCCCTCACCAAAGCTACCACCACGAAAAGTTTATTTTTATCCGTTTAAAATTTGGGATGTGATAGGATGATAACGATTGTTGACGCCATACTCTCGGGTTTCATAGTGGCCCTAGCATCAATACTGCCCCTCAGCCCTGAAGGTGAGCCCCTCGCCTCTCTCATCTCGAAGTACTCCTACCTCCTTGTCCCGGCCTATCTCGGCGTTGCCTTTGCAGTCCTCTTTTATTTCCGCGACGAGTTTTCGAGGGAGTGCCTCCATGCCATGAGGGGGATATACCGGGCTCCCCTCAAATTCGTGGCCTTCGCAAGCCTCTTTACGGTGCTCGTGGGTTACCCCCTGTGGAGGTTCTCTCCCGACCTGCCCAAGGAGGTTTCGGCCGTTGTAAACCTTCTTCTTGGGGCAATTATAGTCCTCTACTCCCTCCGGCCACATCTTAATCCCCTTAAGGACCCGGACGAAAAGCTCCCCGAGGAACCCAGCATGGTAGATTCCCTCTCCGCCGGTCTGGCAGGTGGAATTGCAGTCCTCGGTTCGCTCTCCAGAACGGGTTTCGTCCTTTCTGCACTCATTC contains these protein-coding regions:
- a CDS encoding MBL fold metallo-hydrolase, with the protein product MGGHGFSALVEGHGRRVLVDTGTNGRVLLNNMDELDVEPDSIDYVFITHGHYDHTGGLKAFLEARSRPVKVIAHPGIFVRRVALKPERREIGIPFEKEELEELGARFVLRREPFEFTEGFMSSGEIERETWDRAVGYLAEDDLKPDPVKDDIALIIDLGENVAVITGCGHSGVINIANHSMKVSGKPVKALVGGLHLIGAKPETLEDVVKNLDVEFLFAGHCTGLESFAYLRCQMEGVEPLHVGKSVEL
- a CDS encoding undecaprenyl-diphosphate phosphatase, with translation MITIVDAILSGFIVALASILPLSPEGEPLASLISKYSYLLVPAYLGVAFAVLFYFRDEFSRECLHAMRGIYRAPLKFVAFASLFTVLVGYPLWRFSPDLPKEVSAVVNLLLGAIIVLYSLRPHLNPLKDPDEKLPEEPSMVDSLSAGLAGGIAVLGSLSRTGFVLSALILPRHKPREVLEWTLWVAPAYMFLKLALIPWNSSGDVWVPFTAFLSGFITSLIVIYLLLALAERRGKEVLVILGLIAVVVYSLEVLV